The DNA sequence CAAAGGATCACTAGAGATTCAAGATCTGGAGATGGTGCTTGATAAGGAAGAGGCTATGAAAGCAGATATATTTCAGAAACTAAACTTATTTGATTTGGCGTTTACATGGAGTGATGGTAGAGAAGATGAAACGAATGATGAGAGTGTATTGGAAGGCCTCCAACCTCATTCAAATCTGAAAAAGTTGAAGATTTCAAGATTCAAAGGCATAAGATTTCCAACATGGGCTGAGAAGATGGCCGTACGTGATGGGCCTCAAGGATCTTGGGTACCACTTGACAACTTGATTGAAATAAAACTCATTGGGTGCTCAGAAATCGAGGAAATCCCAAGGCTGGAGCACTTGCTTAATCTCAAGTCTCTTTCTTTGAAAGGATTGAAGAAGGTGAGGCTCATAAATGAATGCTTCAATCATTTAATGTCTCTCGAAATAAAAGAGTTAGATAGATTGGAATGTCTGCCAGAATGGTTATTCCTTAACAATCAGAATctctcaattttggaaattacaAACTGTGGTGTGTTGAGAGAATTACCAGATGGCTTGGACACCCTCAATTCTCTGTTGTTGTTGTATATTCGGGATTGTGAAAATCTGAAGTCGATTGGGAATCCAAGTGGCGGAGCAAGACAATCACAGGGGATTCTTCGTGCGCTGATCATTGAAAACTGCAGAGAGCTGGTGGAATTGCCGTGTGAAATGCTAGAGTCGTGGACTTCTACGATTGATGAAATTGTTTTGGAAGGATTAAGGAGCTTAAAGAATCTACCAATGCTAATTGACTGCCTCGCTAAATCATTTACTCGTCTCAcatatttgaagattttaggTGTTCCTAAATTGATGGCTGCTAGTATTGGTAGTGTTGAGAGTTGGGATCTTAGCAGCTTGAGAGCATTACTGATAGATGTGAGTGTAGAATGGTCAATAGAGGATAGTGTTGGCATTGCAGAGACTGTGGAAAGGATGTTGCGTGGATGTTGCAATTCACTTGCCAGGTTAGAATTGAAAGGGATGGAAAATTGGGGGTGGATGCCCCAATCAATTCAACATCTCACTGCCCTTAATATGTTAGTGTTAGAGAATATAGGAGTAGAAGAATTGCTCCAATGGTTGGGAAACCTCTCATCTCTAAAAagcttaattttatttagttgcAACAAGTTGAAGCGTCTGCCCTATGTGGATGCACTGAATCACCTCACCAAATTagaaagtatatatattagtgaTTGCCCGGAACTATGCATTGATTCGGAGTGGCGCAACCACCATCCCCACCTGGAAGTCGAGGTTGATGGGCAACCCATTTGAATGTTGTTGCAAGTaagtatcattttcttttcatattccgtttcaaaaaataatttattgaatctGTGTACTGCTCTCTGTTTTCGTAGATCGCCTGCGGATTTAAGATAGAACCGTCCAATCTAACATGTTTATCTCTATGTAGATGCAACAAATTGAAGCGTCTACCCTTCTTGGTTGCGTTGAAGTGCCTAACTCAAGAGATTATAGATTGCCCGGAACTACCTAGCGATTCAGAGTGGCGCAACACCGTTTAAATGTTGTTGCAAGTAAGTATCATATTCTTTTCATATTCCGTTTCAGAACTAGAGTTTATTGAAGCTATGGACTGCTCTCTGTTTTTTATACATCGCCTGCAGTTTTACCTGTATTTCAGAACTAgtactaaatttgaaaattttattataaaactatgcAATTATGAATCATGGATAAATCAATTGAGAAATATTGGTAATAAATGACTTTTGTTGTTATATAGGTATAGTTTATGCGAACTCATGACTTCAGTAAGACAGGTGGGGTCGTCGCCATCATCGCTGGCGTCCCAGTTACCAACGCGCTAAGGAATTGAGGTCTTAAATCTTCTACTACATGTTAATCTTACCCAGCTCTGCTGGTTTGTGTTGTGCacctttttcttcattgttttctctcataaaattttgatgagaCGCGCTAAATGTATTAGACCAGTTTATGTggatgaatatttttttgaatcatTGGAGGAGTAATGTTGCATGAtgaatttaatcatatttatttgcAAGGAATTGTGTTAAAGAGACGTCTGAACAggggtgcgttatattgctaactatttaagttgctaactctgctaactcatcaatccagtgtattaaaaatgtcaacacggtcacattaaaatatcaacacataatatcaacacattatattaaagatcaacaaaatcatgtgttgacattttaacgtgaccgtgttgacatttttaatacattgcgttgatgagttagcaagttagcaacttaagaaagttagcaattgatcacacccccGTCTGAACATATATACTTTTTGAATCTTagttttcttgatttattgTTAGCACATAGGAATGAAGGTTGATTGTATTGATGATTGAAGGTTTTACATGTATTTCTAGAACCACCAAGttgtaaaaattttaagatagaACCAATCTTAGATGAATCAATagtatatgatttttgttgttatagGTACAGTTTGTGTGTATTTCACGGTTACTTCTGTAAATTTGTTTCTTTGTGCCGTGCACCTTTTTCTTCAAtgttaataaatgaaaatcataGAGAATTATAAATGAGCCATACTAAAACTACATGCTGTAACTTTCtaaggagtactataaaagACGGGGAATAAGGAACTCTTGCTTGTGCCTTGCATCCCCCAACCCTCTCACGCTCGCCATAAGTATTCCGATTAGTGTGATGCTTCCATCAACAAACTAATCAATCAACTACGAGTAGATTTTCCTCggttaatttttcatttcgtttgaaattatattgtatttttttcctCTGTTTTTGATAGTGTGGTTTTTGGTGGAAAATTTGGGGGTATTGATTTGATTCGTTGTAGGAATTAGTGGAATACCATGTGTTTGATGATTTTAAtcattattgtttttcttaGTATGGTTCAACCATGAAGTAGTCTTCTCAGTAAATTTTGAACAATTTCCAGAACAGACGAGGCGGAAAGTGAAGCTGCTTTCAGAGATTGATCGAGCGGAGAAAGGAGATGCATTATATGGTAATGCTTCTTTCCTGATTAGGATGCAATATTTTGAGTCTAATGTGAAGATATTATTGGCAGTCTCTGTATTTGGAGGTATTCACATACTAATATCCTGTTTTGTAGGCATGCTTTCGTGAGATTAGCTCCCTATAACGTGTATCATTGTAGGCTGTGATGGATTTTTGGGTATGATTACGGGAGAATGCTTTGATCAGCTAGTAAGATATCTCACAATTTCCGTGGAGTAGATTTGTATGTATCTTGCAAGTTATGTTAGGAAACAGAGATGTGCGAGAGCAATTTTGGAGCAAAAACTTGCCTGCGGTTTTGCATGTATTTCAAAAACTACcaaattgtaaaaattttaacataGAACCATCCAatcatagataaattaattgaaatatattaatagtagtaaatgattttattgttatagGTACAGTTTGTTTGATGTTGGAGTAAAAGCATTGCCTAAATGGTTTGGAGGGCTCTCATCTCTAAAAAGGTTGTGCCTATCAGATTTTACAAACTTGAAGAGTCTTCCTTCAATGCAGTGCCTCACCAAATTACAGGAGTTGCACATTCGCGACTGTCCACAGTTACGGATTGACTCTGAGAGGCACAAGATCTTGAATCGCAGCACCAATCATCTACGTTAATGGTCACAAGCTTTAGATCTGTTGCTCAATTGTAAGTATAATCTTCCCTTGTTTATTCGTACAAAAAAGTTCACTATTAATATCATCAAGGTATTGATTTACATCCTTAATAATATGTTTAATAACTATCATGGGAGATTTGTATTTGACATTTCTAGAATTGTTGACTACCATGACTTGCATTCCTGTCACAGGGTGATGAAGAGCCAAGTTAGTTTTTCTTGTTTCATGTCGAAGCTAACGTCAGttagattttattataaatttctttttcaagaACAAGAAGGTGAATCATGTCCAAAATATAAGTAGATTCAACTTTACATCAGGATTCAATGTGCTTTTTGCAAGTCTTTTGTAGTTAAATCATCCAATCttatgatttttgttgttatagGTACAGTTTGGGTGACCTCAGAACTTCAATAGAGCAGATGCAGTGGGCGTCATCATAGAGCAGATGCAGTACCTTTTATGTATCTCCACCCTCCATCTTGGAGTTGGTCCTTCACTTTCTTGGTTTCAGGGCATCACGTGTTTCCCTCTGCCATGGAAGAAACGAGATCCTCTCTCCTGCTCTTGAGACGCGTTTGGCTTCTGTTCACTTTTGTTAGCAATCAGTCACACAGAAATGAAACACGGAATCCTGATATGGATTCAACAGCAGCTCGCCTGATTCTGATAAACTTTTATATCAACTGTTATTCCTTTCTCAACTCATTGTTCACCATTTGCACCATCAAATCCTTAGCCTCCCCTATTCGCCCTTTTTCGCAAAGGGCAGAAATAAGCATTGTATATATCACATTGAAAGATGGAAACAGGCGGAGAAGCAGAGTGTTACATTCATATACTCTTATATCACATTGTGACATATACTGATACGGGTACATTACCTACAACCCCACGAGAGGATCCACTTGTGAGAGACGATGGCAGCGAGGAGCCCAGCAATGAGGAGAAGTCAGAGTTATCCACGTCGGAAGAGGAGGAACAGAGTCGAAGGTATCCGGTTAGGCAGAGGAAGAAGCCTACGAAGTTTGCTGAATATATTTAGCActttttttgattatttagaGTTTTGGGAATattatttagtatttttgcttaaactattttattatttttgcttattgGGTCGAGCGTAATTATAAGCTCCATTTCGGGTTttcttgttggttctttcccggaaTTGATCGAGTCGAACCAaacctagggtccttagtatATATAGGGATTCTGTGCATTgacaaatatcaataaatcataatttaccTATCTTTTATCTATCGCATATTTTCTTTCCTTGCAAGTTATCCCTCCTTTGACGCAGAAAACCTAGCGGAGGCGGCTGTTCGACGGAGAGGACCTCTGCGAACGAACCACCCTTGGCCTTTACCGTCATCGGATTCCCGATACATCTCGCATCGCATCATCTGGTGCTTTCTACCAGTTCTCATACTCCCTACCGTGTGCGATGGCTTCAGGCAAATCTGCGGCGAGCAGGACGGACACCATCAGCACCACACTCGACGACGTCATCACTGGTGGTCACTCAACCGCCGTTGTCGGCGATTATGTTACAGTTAGAGCATCTGACGCGGTCAGCGTAATTCGTTCACGAATGGATGTGAGCGAGCCCCTGGAAATGTTTCCAGGGTGGCCGCCACCAGCCCTCCGTTCGGCACTCAGCTATCCACCCTTAGTTCGGCCCCTATGC is a window from the Salvia hispanica cultivar TCC Black 2014 chromosome 1, UniMelb_Shisp_WGS_1.0, whole genome shotgun sequence genome containing:
- the LOC125222447 gene encoding disease resistance protein RGA2-like isoform X1, producing MPKWIGKFHHLQTLRACWELKNVPSTLKYMFNLRHLHIYSHTKLPAEIGRLTSLRTLPYFTVGKEKGFQIEELGSLKNLKGSLEIQDLEMVLDKEEAMKADIFQKLNLFDLAFTWSDGREDETNDESVLEGLQPHSNLKKLKISRFKGIRFPTWAEKMAVRDGPQGSWVPLDNLIEIKLIGCSEIEEIPRLEHLLNLKSLSLKGLKKVRLINECFNHLMSLEIKELDRLECLPEWLFLNNQNLSILEITNCGVLRELPDGLDTLNSLLLLYIRDCENLKSIGNPSGGARQSQGILRALIIENCRELVELPCEMLESWTSTIDEIVLEGLRSLKNLPMLIDCLAKSFTRLTYLKILGVPKLMAASIGSVESWDLSSLRALLIDVSVEWSIEDSVGIAETVERMLRGCCNSLARLELKGMENWGWMPQSIQHLTALNMLVLENIGVEELLQWLGNLSSLKSLILFSCNKLKRLPYVDALNHLTKLESIYISDCPELCIDSEWRNHHPHLEVEVDGQPI
- the LOC125222447 gene encoding disease resistance protein RGA2-like isoform X2; its protein translation is MPKWIGKFHHLQTLRACWELKNVPSTLKYMFNLRHLHIYSHTKLPAEIGRLTSLRTLPYFTVGKEKGFQIEELGSLKNLKGSLEIQDLEMVLDKEEAMKADIFQKLNLFDLAFTWSDGREDETNDESVLEGLQPHSNLKKLKISRFKGIRFPTWAEKMAVRDGPQGSWVPLDNLIEIKLIGCSEIEEIPRLEHLLNLKSLSLKGLKKVRLINECFNHLMSLEIKELDRLECLPEWLFLNNQNLSILEITNCGVLRELPDGLDTLNSLLLLYIRDCENLKSIGNPSGGARQSQGILRALIIENCRELVELPCEMLESWTSTIDEIVLEGLRSLKNLPMLIDCLAKSFTRLTYLKILGVPKLMAASIGSVESWDLSSLRALLIDVSVEWSIEDSVGIAETVERMLRGCCNSLASCNKLKRLPYVDALNHLTKLESIYISDCPELCIDSEWRNHHPHLEVEVDGQPI